In Vulpes lagopus strain Blue_001 chromosome 1, ASM1834538v1, whole genome shotgun sequence, a genomic segment contains:
- the LPIN2 gene encoding phosphatidate phosphatase LPIN2 isoform X1, whose product MFYLEEDSKDEEEEEEKVHEGSLSKTGGVYHGKAPAGILFQTMNYVGQLAGQVIVTVKELYKGINQATLSGCIDVIVVRQQDGTYQCSPFHVRFGKLGVLRSKEKVIDIEINGDAVDLHMKLGDNGEAFFVEETEEEYEKLPAYLATSPIPTEDQFFKDMDAPLVKSGGNERPSQSSDISHILETETVFTSSSVKKKKRRRKKCKQDSKKEDQNASPASPAAEDTVDVEMSSDDDKAAQSARGSSNASLKEDEYKEPLLFHSGDHYPLSDGDWSPLDNPYSPAAVCPKSDSELEVKPAESLLRSESHMEWTWGGFPESTKVSKRERSDHHPRTATITPSENTHFRVIPSDDNLINAVEKDVSMGETVCTIVKPKPRALCKQMSNATSAAELLEPPLEPPQISSMLDAEHLPNPSLVETPSESKPAVKVDSPSKKKGVHKRSQHQGPDDIYLDDLKALEPEVAALYFPKSESDPGSRQWPESDTLSGSQSPQSVGSAAADSGTECLSDSAMDLPDVTLSLCGGLSENGEISKEKFMEHIITYHEFAENPGLIDNPNLVIRIYNRYYNWALAAPMILSLQVFQKSLPKATVESWVKDKMPKKSGRWWFWRKRESMTKQLPEAKEGKSEVPPTSDLPSSAKEPASGRLTEDDSSSDEGSQELEESIKVDPVPTEPPSHGSTTSYKKSLRLSSDQIAKLKLQDGPNDVVFSITTQYQGTCRCAGTIYLWNWNDKIIISDIDGTITKSDALGQILPQLGKDWTHQGIAKLYHSINENGYKFLYCSARAIGMADMTRGYLHWVNDKGTILPRGPLMLSPSSLFSAFHREVIEKKPEKFKIECLNDIKNLFAPSKQPFYAAFGNRPNDVYAYTQVGVPDCRIFTVNPKGELIQERTKGNKSSYHRLSELVEHVFPLLNKEQNSAFPCPEFSSFCYWRDPIPKVDLDDLA is encoded by the exons TTTCAAACCATGAATTATGTAGGACAGCTGGCTGGGCAGGTGATTGTCACTGTGAAGGAACTCTACAAGGGCATTAACCAAGCCACTTTGTCTGGGTGCATCGATGTCATTGTGGTGCGGCAGCAGGATGGCACCTATCAGTGTTCACCTTTCCACGTTCGGTTTGGGAAGCTGGGGGTTCTGAGATCCAAAGAGAAAGTG ATTGATATAGAAATCAATGGCGATGCAGTGGATCTTCACATGAAATTGGGTGACAATGGGGAAGCTTTCTTTGTGGAGGAGACTGAAGAGGAATAT GAAAAACTTCCTGCCTACCTTGCCACCTCACCAATTCCTACTGAAGACCAGTTCTTTAAAGATATGGATGCTCCTTTGGTGAAATCTGGTGGAAATGAAAGACCGTCTCAGAGTTCAGATATCTCACACATCTTGGAAACAGAAACAGTTTTCACTTCAagttctgtgaaaaagaaaaaacgaaggagaaagaaatgcaaacaggATAGTAAGAAGGAAGACCAAAATgcttcccctgcctcccctgctgcAGAGGATACTGTGGATGTGGAAATGAGCTCTGATGATGACAAGGCGGCCCAGTCAGCAAG aggaTCTTCAAACGCTTCCTTAAAGGAAGATGAATATAAGGAGCCTTTGCTCTTCCATTCTGGGGATCACTACCCCTTATCTGATGGAGACTGGTCCCCTTTAGACAA CCCCTATTCCCCAGCAGCAGTATGTCCTAAGAGTGATTCAGAGTTGGAGGTGAAACCTGCCGAGAGCCTGCTCAGatctgagtcccacatggagTGGACGTGGGGAGGGTTCCCAGAGTCCACCAAG GTCAGCAAAAGAGAGAGATCTGACCATCATCCTAGGACAGCTACGATTACACCCTCAGAAAATACTCACTTTCGGGTAATTCCCAGTGATGACAACCTCATAAATGCAGTTGAAAAAGATGTTTCTATGGGAGAAACAGTCTGTACCATAGTGAAACCCAAACCCAGAGCCCTGTGTAAGCAGATGAGCAATGCAACTTCTGCTGCAGAACTTCTCGAACCTCCCCTGGAACCTCCTCAGATTTCATCTATGTTAGATGCAGAGCACCTTCCTAACCCATCATTAGTGGAGACCCCCTCAGAATCAAAACCTGCAGTGAAAGTAGACTCACCATCAAAGAAGAAAG gCGTCCACAAAAGAAGCCAGCACCAGGGACCTGATGATATTTACCTGGATGACCTAAAGGCTCTAGAACCTGAAGTTGCAGCGCTCTATTTCCCTAAAAG TGAATCGGACCCTGGCTCCCGGCAGTGGCCCGAGTCTGACACGCTCTCTGGCTCCCAGTCCCCACAATCTGTGGGAAGTGCGGCTGCAGATAGTGGCACTGAGTGCCTCTCAGATTCTGCTATGGACTTGCCTGATGTCACCCTCTCCCTTTGTGGGGGTCTCAGTGAAAATGGAGAAATTTCCAAAG AAAAATTCATGGAGCATATCATTACTTATCATGAATTTGCAGAAAACCCTGGACTCATAGATAATCCTAACCTTGTAATACGGATATATAACCG TTATTATAACTGGGCTTTGGCTGCTCCCATGATCCTTAGCTTGCAAGTATTCCAGAAGAGTCTGCCGAAG GCCACAGTTGAGTCCTGGGTCAAAGATAAGATGCCAAAGAAATCTGGTCGCTGGTGGTTTTGgcgtaagagagagagcatgaccaaACAG CTGCCAGAGGCCAAGGAAGGGAAATCCGAGGTGCCACCAACCAGTGATCTGCCATCGAGCGCAAAGGAGCCAGCCAGTGGCAG GCTGACTGAGGATGACTCATCGAGTGATGAGGGGTCACAGGAGCTCGAAGAGTCCATCAAAGTGGACCCTGTTCCCACAGAGCCCCCAAGCCATGGCAGCACAACCTCATATAAGAAGTCTCTTCGACTCTCTTCGGACCAGATT gCAAAACTGAAGCTCCAAGATGGCCCAAATGATGTCGTGTTTAGTATTACAACCCAGTATCAAGGTACCTGCCGCTGTGCAGGGACCATTTACCTGTGGAACTGGAATGACAAGATCATCATTTCTGATATTGATGGGACAATAACCAA ATCTGATGCTTTGGGCCAGATTCTTCCACAGCTGGGTAAAGACTGGACTCATCAGGGTATAGCAAAGCTCTACCACTCCATCAACGA GAATGGCTACAAGTTCCTATACTGCTCCGCACGTGCCATTGGCATGGCTGACATGACCCGTGGTTACCTGCACTGGGTCAATGACAAGGGTACCATCTTGCCTCGGGGCCCTCTCATGTTGTCCCCCAGCAGCCTGTTCTCTGCCTTCCACAG ggaAGTGATagaaaagaagccagagaagTTCAAAATTGAGTGTCTAAACGATATCAAGAATCTGTTTGCCCCATCTAAGCAGCCCTTTTATGCTGCCTTTGGAAACCGTCCAAAT GATGTCTATGCTTACACACAAGTTGGAGTTCCAGACTGCAGAATATTCACCGTGAACCCCAAGGGTGAATTAATACAAGAAAGGACCAAAGGAAACAAGTCCTC GTACCACAGGCTGAGCGAACTCGTGGAGCACGTGTTCCCACTTCTCAATAAGGAACAGAACTCTGCCTTTCCCTGCCCAGAGTTCAGCTCCTTCTGCTACTGGCGGGACCCGATCCCCAAAGTGGACCTGGATGACCTGGCGTGA
- the LPIN2 gene encoding phosphatidate phosphatase LPIN2 isoform X2: MNYVGQLAGQVIVTVKELYKGINQATLSGCIDVIVVRQQDGTYQCSPFHVRFGKLGVLRSKEKVIDIEINGDAVDLHMKLGDNGEAFFVEETEEEYEKLPAYLATSPIPTEDQFFKDMDAPLVKSGGNERPSQSSDISHILETETVFTSSSVKKKKRRRKKCKQDSKKEDQNASPASPAAEDTVDVEMSSDDDKAAQSARGSSNASLKEDEYKEPLLFHSGDHYPLSDGDWSPLDNPYSPAAVCPKSDSELEVKPAESLLRSESHMEWTWGGFPESTKVSKRERSDHHPRTATITPSENTHFRVIPSDDNLINAVEKDVSMGETVCTIVKPKPRALCKQMSNATSAAELLEPPLEPPQISSMLDAEHLPNPSLVETPSESKPAVKVDSPSKKKGVHKRSQHQGPDDIYLDDLKALEPEVAALYFPKSESDPGSRQWPESDTLSGSQSPQSVGSAAADSGTECLSDSAMDLPDVTLSLCGGLSENGEISKEKFMEHIITYHEFAENPGLIDNPNLVIRIYNRYYNWALAAPMILSLQVFQKSLPKATVESWVKDKMPKKSGRWWFWRKRESMTKQLPEAKEGKSEVPPTSDLPSSAKEPASGRLTEDDSSSDEGSQELEESIKVDPVPTEPPSHGSTTSYKKSLRLSSDQIAKLKLQDGPNDVVFSITTQYQGTCRCAGTIYLWNWNDKIIISDIDGTITKSDALGQILPQLGKDWTHQGIAKLYHSINENGYKFLYCSARAIGMADMTRGYLHWVNDKGTILPRGPLMLSPSSLFSAFHREVIEKKPEKFKIECLNDIKNLFAPSKQPFYAAFGNRPNDVYAYTQVGVPDCRIFTVNPKGELIQERTKGNKSSYHRLSELVEHVFPLLNKEQNSAFPCPEFSSFCYWRDPIPKVDLDDLA, encoded by the exons ATGAATTATGTAGGACAGCTGGCTGGGCAGGTGATTGTCACTGTGAAGGAACTCTACAAGGGCATTAACCAAGCCACTTTGTCTGGGTGCATCGATGTCATTGTGGTGCGGCAGCAGGATGGCACCTATCAGTGTTCACCTTTCCACGTTCGGTTTGGGAAGCTGGGGGTTCTGAGATCCAAAGAGAAAGTG ATTGATATAGAAATCAATGGCGATGCAGTGGATCTTCACATGAAATTGGGTGACAATGGGGAAGCTTTCTTTGTGGAGGAGACTGAAGAGGAATAT GAAAAACTTCCTGCCTACCTTGCCACCTCACCAATTCCTACTGAAGACCAGTTCTTTAAAGATATGGATGCTCCTTTGGTGAAATCTGGTGGAAATGAAAGACCGTCTCAGAGTTCAGATATCTCACACATCTTGGAAACAGAAACAGTTTTCACTTCAagttctgtgaaaaagaaaaaacgaaggagaaagaaatgcaaacaggATAGTAAGAAGGAAGACCAAAATgcttcccctgcctcccctgctgcAGAGGATACTGTGGATGTGGAAATGAGCTCTGATGATGACAAGGCGGCCCAGTCAGCAAG aggaTCTTCAAACGCTTCCTTAAAGGAAGATGAATATAAGGAGCCTTTGCTCTTCCATTCTGGGGATCACTACCCCTTATCTGATGGAGACTGGTCCCCTTTAGACAA CCCCTATTCCCCAGCAGCAGTATGTCCTAAGAGTGATTCAGAGTTGGAGGTGAAACCTGCCGAGAGCCTGCTCAGatctgagtcccacatggagTGGACGTGGGGAGGGTTCCCAGAGTCCACCAAG GTCAGCAAAAGAGAGAGATCTGACCATCATCCTAGGACAGCTACGATTACACCCTCAGAAAATACTCACTTTCGGGTAATTCCCAGTGATGACAACCTCATAAATGCAGTTGAAAAAGATGTTTCTATGGGAGAAACAGTCTGTACCATAGTGAAACCCAAACCCAGAGCCCTGTGTAAGCAGATGAGCAATGCAACTTCTGCTGCAGAACTTCTCGAACCTCCCCTGGAACCTCCTCAGATTTCATCTATGTTAGATGCAGAGCACCTTCCTAACCCATCATTAGTGGAGACCCCCTCAGAATCAAAACCTGCAGTGAAAGTAGACTCACCATCAAAGAAGAAAG gCGTCCACAAAAGAAGCCAGCACCAGGGACCTGATGATATTTACCTGGATGACCTAAAGGCTCTAGAACCTGAAGTTGCAGCGCTCTATTTCCCTAAAAG TGAATCGGACCCTGGCTCCCGGCAGTGGCCCGAGTCTGACACGCTCTCTGGCTCCCAGTCCCCACAATCTGTGGGAAGTGCGGCTGCAGATAGTGGCACTGAGTGCCTCTCAGATTCTGCTATGGACTTGCCTGATGTCACCCTCTCCCTTTGTGGGGGTCTCAGTGAAAATGGAGAAATTTCCAAAG AAAAATTCATGGAGCATATCATTACTTATCATGAATTTGCAGAAAACCCTGGACTCATAGATAATCCTAACCTTGTAATACGGATATATAACCG TTATTATAACTGGGCTTTGGCTGCTCCCATGATCCTTAGCTTGCAAGTATTCCAGAAGAGTCTGCCGAAG GCCACAGTTGAGTCCTGGGTCAAAGATAAGATGCCAAAGAAATCTGGTCGCTGGTGGTTTTGgcgtaagagagagagcatgaccaaACAG CTGCCAGAGGCCAAGGAAGGGAAATCCGAGGTGCCACCAACCAGTGATCTGCCATCGAGCGCAAAGGAGCCAGCCAGTGGCAG GCTGACTGAGGATGACTCATCGAGTGATGAGGGGTCACAGGAGCTCGAAGAGTCCATCAAAGTGGACCCTGTTCCCACAGAGCCCCCAAGCCATGGCAGCACAACCTCATATAAGAAGTCTCTTCGACTCTCTTCGGACCAGATT gCAAAACTGAAGCTCCAAGATGGCCCAAATGATGTCGTGTTTAGTATTACAACCCAGTATCAAGGTACCTGCCGCTGTGCAGGGACCATTTACCTGTGGAACTGGAATGACAAGATCATCATTTCTGATATTGATGGGACAATAACCAA ATCTGATGCTTTGGGCCAGATTCTTCCACAGCTGGGTAAAGACTGGACTCATCAGGGTATAGCAAAGCTCTACCACTCCATCAACGA GAATGGCTACAAGTTCCTATACTGCTCCGCACGTGCCATTGGCATGGCTGACATGACCCGTGGTTACCTGCACTGGGTCAATGACAAGGGTACCATCTTGCCTCGGGGCCCTCTCATGTTGTCCCCCAGCAGCCTGTTCTCTGCCTTCCACAG ggaAGTGATagaaaagaagccagagaagTTCAAAATTGAGTGTCTAAACGATATCAAGAATCTGTTTGCCCCATCTAAGCAGCCCTTTTATGCTGCCTTTGGAAACCGTCCAAAT GATGTCTATGCTTACACACAAGTTGGAGTTCCAGACTGCAGAATATTCACCGTGAACCCCAAGGGTGAATTAATACAAGAAAGGACCAAAGGAAACAAGTCCTC GTACCACAGGCTGAGCGAACTCGTGGAGCACGTGTTCCCACTTCTCAATAAGGAACAGAACTCTGCCTTTCCCTGCCCAGAGTTCAGCTCCTTCTGCTACTGGCGGGACCCGATCCCCAAAGTGGACCTGGATGACCTGGCGTGA